From one Trifolium pratense cultivar HEN17-A07 linkage group LG1, ARS_RC_1.1, whole genome shotgun sequence genomic stretch:
- the LOC123910597 gene encoding uncharacterized protein LOC123910597: MYNATITVLEHLAVEGSAAQRGDAIYTFKAMMSFDFVFILHVMKELMGITDKLCQALQQKSQDILNAMCLVSSTKTLIQKLRDFGWDSHFEKVKSFCNTLKIPIPDMSASFADLIRSRRQMDSVTVEHHYRVDLFNAIIDYQLKELNNRFSEQTTELLVLSAALNPNDAFKSYNADDIYNLVEKFYPSDFSTQEKTQLEYELQHDEFDVLKDVNFQMLSTVGELCQKLVKSGKSNSYPLIDRMLRLVLTLPVSTATTERAFSAMKIIKTRLRNMEDDFLKDYMIVYIEDEITEKFTSNEIVDEFKCIQSRRVHF; the protein is encoded by the coding sequence ATGTATAATGCAACTATTACAGTTCTTGAACATTTGGCGGTTGAAGGATCTGCTGCTCAGCGAGGTGATGCTATTTATACTTTTAAAGCAATGATgtcatttgattttgtttttattctacATGTGATGAAAGAACTAATGGGAATCACTGATAAACTTTGTCAAGCTTTGCAACAAAAATCTCAAGACATATTGAATGCTATGTGTTTGGTTTCTAGCACAAAAACACTAATTCAAAAGCTCAGGGACTTTGGATGGGATTCCCATTTTGAAAAAGTAAAATCTTTTTGTAATACTCTGAAGATTCCAATTCCTGATATGAGTGCTTCTTTCGCCGATTTAATTCGATCTCGTCGTCAAATGGATTCTGTGACAGTTGAGCATCATTATCGTGTAGACTTATTTAATGCTATCATAGATTATCAATTAAAGGAGTTGAATAATAGATTCAGTGAGCAGACAACTGAGCTTCTCGTATTGAGTGCAGCTTTAAATCCCAATGATGCATTCAAGTCATATAATGCTGACGACATTTACAATCTTGTTGAGAAATTTTATCCTTCAGATTTTTCTACTCAAGAAAAGACTCAATTGGAATATGAGTTGCAACACGATGAGTTTGATGTGCTTAAAGATGTCAATTTTCAGATGTTGTCCACTGTTGGTGAATTATGTCAAAAATTAGTTAAGAGTGGTAAATCGAATTCTTATCCTTTGATTGATAGAATGCTTCGCCTTGTGTTGACTCTTCCTGTTTCGACAGCAACCACCGAACGCGCATTTTCAgccatgaaaattataaaaacaaggCTCCGCAACATGGAAGATGATTTTCTCAAAGATTACATGATTGTGTATATTGAAGATGAGATTACTGAAAAATTTACCTCAAATGAGATAGTTGATGAATTCAAGTGTATTCAATCTCGACGAGTGCACTTTTag